The genomic interval GTACCTGTGCGCCGGCACGCATGACCACCTCGACCCCACCTTCCCGCTGGTGGCGGACCACCGCGCGGCCATCCGCATCGGGAATGGAGTCTGGGTGGCCGCAGGCGCCTTTGTGGGGCCGGGCGTGACCATCGGCGACAACGCCGTGGTGGCGGCCCGCAGCGTGGTGGTGAAGGACGTGCCGGCCGGGGCCATCGTCGGCGGGAACCCGACACGGATCATCGGACACCGGCCCGCGGGCTAGGAATCCGCGCCGGCGGTGGCATCGTCGGGCGGTGGCGAGGTGCCCTCGCCGTCTGCGAGCGCCCGAGCGTGCAGCAGGATCATCTGCTCGTAGACGCGCAGCATAGATGCGTACGTCCAGCCGGCGCGGCCGTCGAAGACGCCGCGTTGCAGCACCAGCACGATGAGCCATCGAAGCGTCGGCCGCGCCGGCAGCCGCTGAAACAGCGACTTCACGGCGCGACGCCGGCGGACCCCATCGCTTGACAGCAGCGCAGCCAAGCCCGCGGCCTCGCCTTCCACCGCCCGGCGTGCCTGCTCCGCCTCCCGCCGCGCGTACCCGTTGTGCTTCGCGAGCCACGCCTCCATGCCCTTGGCGAAGGCGTGGTGCAGATACGGCTCGCCGAGCCTCCCGATGCGGCCGCCGGGACGCTCCCGTTGCCCGTGCCCATGGTCGATGAAGCGCATGCGGTCGGCGTGGAAGAACCGCATCTGGAACACCGGGTACCCGCCCGCATACCGCAGCCATTGCCTGTGGAGCATCAGCTTGTGGGCGACGTGCAGACCGTCAACTGTATCCGCATCGGG from Phycisphaera mikurensis NBRC 102666 carries:
- a CDS encoding glycosyltransferase family 2 protein; translation: MSLHRPLAPDSSAGTYPDRGVVPVSVVLLTHNEAGTLPAALASCRWCDDVAVVDSGSTDETRSLAEATGARVFTNPFESFGRQRNWAIDHAEPRHKWVFHLDADEEFTPALVEEIRRFVASPDADTVDGLHVAHKLMLHRQWLRYAGGYPVFQMRFFHADRMRFIDHGHGQRERPGGRIGRLGEPYLHHAFAKGMEAWLAKHNGYARREAEQARRAVEGEAAGLAALLSSDGVRRRRAVKSLFQRLPARPTLRWLIVLVLQRGVFDGRAGWTYASMLRVYEQMILLHARALADGEGTSPPPDDATAGADS